One region of Drosophila subobscura isolate 14011-0131.10 chromosome J, UCBerk_Dsub_1.0, whole genome shotgun sequence genomic DNA includes:
- the LOC117892979 gene encoding uncharacterized protein LOC117892979 produces MRICLLAFVALAAFISDIGASQSPSSSQYHIQTDEGPERYFRFQTDNGQFRKEKRLQDGTVIGTEAWIDAAGYLRQKDYIADKQGYRILKSKTIYVGQGRPIEDAIKSTKAAPAQSGILVDGGSSGAGSRNTFGGYQRPAYGYVSSTTSTTTQAPPLDLQLDLDPLVDSGVGKLNYLPPEEAAKIQPQSQLGFDHYPDELPRARGQLLSGQHTPLVHIQPNAEPVDNGLNAINVYDAEAHRDFGHGQFGSVISSTTPQPPLLSMLPPLGTPHRRRLRPRPTAIGIVSSTPSPIAAGDSYGFSVPAPFAAPPSAAPPSGYHYAPSATPSTSGYAPSSASNSGYGYYTPNSPLEVNSLEAALLPPLPSRAYRRRLRPVQSNHLDELSAAGYDGVGTTRNGFRYVLPKQYHEEETSPADGKRAGSFGYVDPFGIRRVVYYNASPGRGFIHRNNNQYVGANGAPYDAPGPAQLVNE; encoded by the exons CTGGCATTCGTTGCCCTGGCAGCGTTTATCTCTGATATTGGAGCCAGTCAGAGTCCCAGCTCCAGTCAGTACCACATCCAGACGGATGAGGGGCCAGAGCGGTATTTCCGCTTCcaaacggacaacggacagttCCGGAAGGAGAAGCGTCTGCAGGATGGCACTGTCATAG GCACTGAGGCATGGATCGATGCGGCGGGGTATCTACGACAGAAGGACTACATAGCCGACAAGCAGGGCTATAGAATACTCAAGTCCAAGACCATCTATGTGGGCCAGGGACGTCCCATTGAG GATGCCATCAAATCCACAAAGGCAGCGCCTGCACAGTCCGGCATACTGGTCGATGGAGGATCTTCGGGTGCTGGTTCCAGGAACACCTTTGGCGGCTATCAAAGACCCGCCTATGGCTACGTTAGTTCCACAACTTCGACCACCACTCAAGCTCCGCCTTTGGACTTGCAGCTGGACTTGGATCCACTGGTGGACTCTGGCGTGGGCAAGCTCAACTATCTGCCGCCAGAAGAGGCAGCCAAGATCCAGCCTCAGTCCCAGCTGGGCTTCGATCACTATCCGGATGAGCTGCCTCGAGCGAGGGGCCAACTATTGTCCGGTCAGCACACGCCGCTGGTGCACATCCAGCCGAATGCAGAGCCCGTGGACAATGGCCTCAATGCCATCAACGTGTACGATGCGGAGGCGCATAGGGACTTTGGCCATGGACAATTTGGATCGGTGATCAGCTCCACGACGCCGCaaccgccgctgctgtcgaTGCTGCCACCCTTGGGCACTCCGCACAGACGCCGCCTGCGTCCGCGTCCCACTGCCATTGGGATTGTCTCCAGCACTCCATCGCCCATTGCTGCCGGGGATTCCTATGGATTCTCTGTTCCAGCGCCATTTGCTGCACCGCCTTCGGCTGCGCCGCCTTCTGGCTATCATTATGCGCCCTCGGCAACGCCCTCAACGAGTGGTTATGCTCCCTCCTCAGCCTCAAATAGCGGTTATGGCTACTACACGCCCAATTCCCCGCTGGAGGTGAATTCGCTGGAGGCTGCTCtactgccaccgctgccatcTCGAGCataccgccgccgcctgcgtCCCGTGCAGAGCAATCACTTGGATGAGCTCAGTGCCGCTGGCTACGATGGTGTGGGCACCACTCGCAACGGTTTCCGGTATGTGCTGCCAAAGCAGTACCACGAGGAGGAGACGAGCCCGGCGGATGGCAAGCGGGCGGGCAGCTTTGGCTACGTGGATCCCTTCGGCATTCGGCGCGTGGTCTACTACAATGCCTCCCCGGGACGGGGCTTCATTCACAGGAACAACAATCAGTATGTGGGTGCGAATGGAGCGCCCTACGATGCGCCGGGTCCAGCGCAGCTGGTGAATGAGTAG
- the LOC117892974 gene encoding UDP-glucuronosyltransferase 2B15: MNLLPLLLLLLLVNWHPLKTEAANILCLVGTARHNNPGWTQPLFEALAERGHRLTVLSTAPAPAPAPKQKVEGITVFSLPNDYDVVHKYFVSRTSSYSSVFTAQQMFVWHDVPLGSCRSVMESPMLAKLRAQLIDEVADQDLIISDATNGIECLLPLVPKARSIPILGVSGGKLTSDLLKLVRAEDTINVARIPHPISQLPEQMDFVGRLQNCGLYLVEKLLSWSDIFTITRGAVARKDHVYPPLKLMLLNTHSTLDYAQNLPASVIEVGGLHIWTKSRPLPANIQKFVDKFINAIVYINFPHIDLFFGIGTKAVVHMAKRHPTYGFIWNVENVKELPEKMNNILTLHVDARLQQDILAQSGVKCFLNHGDSFSLQEAIYHAVPVLVIPLILEQFNNALRIEERNLGVILPTNTFFELTMARTLKRVLNNQAIYTAVSQAQVKFRTRPMPPLEQAVWHVEHLVTEPELYSQLARPSVNFVVSHSLDILAIPAIALLILMANVLLLVFQLMQSNDESQKSVPQKRVHYFRDNDANEMTYATWEDYATRTGNVTRSTEENSSDIDETLGQRVKSRLEKKTD; the protein is encoded by the exons ATGAATTTGCTGCCTTTattgttgctactgctgctcgtCAATTGGCATCCGCTGAAAACTGAGGCAGCCAATATACTCTGCCTCGTGGGCACTGCACGTCACAACAATCCCGGCTGGACACAACCGCTCTTCGAGGCGTTGGCTGAACGCGGCCACCGCCTCACCGTGCTGAgcactgctccagctccagctccagctccaaagCAGAAAGTGGAAGGCATCACTGTATTCTCGCTGCCCAACGATTATGATGTGGTGCACAAGTACTTTGTCAGCCGCACGTCCTCCTATAGCTCGGTTTTCACTGCACAGCAAATGTTTGTCTGGCACGACGTACCTTTGGGCAGCTGCCGTTCGGTGATGGAATCCCCAATGCTGGCCAAGCTACGTGCCCAATTGATTGATGAGGTAGCCGACCAAGATTTGATCATCTCCGATGCCACCAATGGCATCGAatgcctgctgccgctggtgcccAAGGCTCGTTCCATACCCATTCTGGGCGTGAGTGGCGGCAAGCTGACGTCGGACCTACTGAAGTTGGTACGGGCTGAGGACACCATCAATGTGGCAAGGATTCCACATCCCATAAGCCAGCTACCGGAACAAATGGACTTTGTGGGCCGTCTGCAAAACTGCGGCTTGTATTTGGTGGAGAAATT ACTTTCCTGGTCCGATATTTTTACCATTACCAGGGGCGCAGTGGCACGCAAGGATCACGTCTATCCACCCCTTAAGTTGATGCTGCTGAACACCCATTCCACACTGGATTACGCACAGAATCTCCCAGCCAGCGTGATCGAAGTGGGAGGCCTTCACATTTGGACCAAGTCCAGGCCTCTGCCGGCGAACATACAAAAATTCGTGGATAAATTCATCAATGCGATTGTCTACATTAATTTTCCGCACATTGATCTGTTTTTTGGTATTGGAACTAAGGCTGTGGTGCACATGGCCAAGCGGCATCCCACTTACGGCTTCATCTGGAATGTGGAGAATGTCAAGGAGCTGCCCGAGAAGATGAACAACATTTTGACGCTGCATGTGGATGCAAGACTGCAGCAGGATATACTAG CACAATCCGGTGTGAAGTGCTTCCTCAATCATGGCGACAGTTTCAGCCTCCAAGAGGCCATCTACCATGCCGTGCCCGTGCTGGTAATTCCACTGATACTCGAACAATTCAAT AACGCTCTGCGCATCGAAGAACGCAATCTTGGAGTCATCCTCCCGACCAACACTTTCTTTGAGCTGACCATGGCCAGAACCCTTAAGCGCGTACTCAACAATCAGGCGATCTACACGGCTGTCTCCCAGGCTCAGGTCAAGTTCCGCACACGTCCCATGCCACCGCTGGAGCAGGCCGTGTGGCACGTGGAACATCTGGTCACCGAACCCGAACTCTACAGCCAGCTGGCCAGACCATCCGTCAACTTTGTGGTGTCCCACTCGCTGGACATTTTGGCCATTCCAGCCATAGCTCTGCTGATATTAATGGCCAATGTGCTGCTCTTGGTGTTCCAGTTGATGCAATCCAACGACGAGTCCCAGAAATCAGTTCCCCAGAAGCGTGTACATTATTTTCGCGACAATGATGCCAATGAGATGACTTATGCGACCTGGGAAGACTATGCCACACGCACTGGCAATGTGACTCGCTCGACAGAAGAGAATTCTTCAGATATTGATGAGACATTGGGGCAGCGCGTGAAGAGTCGTCTGGAGAAAAAGACGGACTAA
- the LOC117892977 gene encoding cytochrome P450 302a1, mitochondrial yields MLTKLLKISCTSRQCTFAKPFEAMPGPRGPWGLGNLYNYMPGIGSYSFLRLHQAGQDKYERYGAIVRETMAPGQDIVWLYDPKDIATLLNERDCPQRRSHLALAQYRRQRPHVYKTTGLLPTNGPEWWRLRSQLQKELSAPKSVRNFIPQVDGVTREFLAFLRESSCDGDAVDMLPKLTRLNLELTCLLTFGARLDSFSPEEQSPHSRSTHLMHAAETTNSCILPTDQGLQLWRLMETPSYRKLRRAQSYMESVALKLMESCSADQSSLISTYLQNPELDRSDVVGTAADLLLAGIDTTSYASAFLLYHVARHPEVQQRLHAEARRVLPDADQPLSADALRTDITYTRAVLKESLRLNPISVGVGRVLNQDTVLSGYFVPKGTTVVTQNMIACRLEQHFPDPLLFQPDRWLQQRNALNPYLVLPFGHGMRACIARRLAEQNIHVLLLRLLRNFELIWRGGSDAKLDVVTLLINKPDAPVLIELRPRSK; encoded by the exons ATGCTAACGAAGCTGCTGAAGATCAGCTGCACCTCGAGGCAGTGCACCTTTGCCAAGCCCTTTGAGGCCATGCCGGGACCACGCGGACCTTGGGGTTTAGGAAATCTCTACAACTATATGCCGGGCATTGGCTCGTATTCCTTTCTGCGACTGCATCAGGCCGGACAGGACAAGTACGAGCGTTACGGTGCGATTGTCAGGGAGACTATGGCGCCAGGGCAGGACATCGTTTGGCTGTACGACCCCAAGGATATTGCCACGCTGCTGAACGAACGCGATTGTCCGCAGCGGCGCAGTCATTTGGCACTCGCCCAGTACCGCCGCCAGCGTCCGCATGTGTACAAGACCACAGGTCTGCTGCCCACCAATGGCCCCGAGTGGTGGCGTCTCCGCTCACAGCTACAGAAGGAGCTGAGTGCGCCGAAGAGTGTAAGGAACTTTATACCCCAAGTGGATGGTGTGACGCGAGAGTTTTTGGCATTCCTTAGGGAATCCTCGTGCGATGGAGATGCCGTCGATATGCTGCCAAAGCTAACAAGATTGAATCTGGAAC TTACTTGCCTGCTCACCTTTGGTGCCCGCCTGGACTCCTTCTCGCCAGAGGAACAGTCTCCCCACTCACGATCCACGCACCTGATGCACGCTGCCGAGACCACCAACAGCTGCATTCTGCCCACAGATCAGGGCCTGCAGCTGTGGCGGCTTATGGAGACACCCAGCTATAGGAAGTTACGGAGGGCACAGTCCTACATGGAGAGCGTGGCCCTCAAACTGATGGAGAGCTGCTCCGCCGATCAATCCTCTCTGATCTCCACGTACCTACAGAACCCTGAGCTCGATCGCAGCGATGTGGTGGGCACTGCAGCGGATCTCCTTTTGGCTGGCATCGATACAACATCGTATGCGTCTGCCTTCCTGCTCTACCATGTGGCTCGGCATCCGGAGGTGCAGCAGAGACTCCATGCGGAGGCGAGAAGAGTGCTGCCCGATGCCGATCAGCCGCTCTCTGCGGACGCTCTTCGCACGGACATCACGTACACGAGAGCCGTGCTGAAGGAATCGCTGCGCCTGAATCCCATTTCGGTTGGAGTTGGACGAGTACTTAACCAGGACACGGTGCTCAGTGGTTACTTTGTGCCCAAGGGG ACCACTGTTGTGACTCAGAATATGATTGCCTGCCGCTTGGAGCAGCACTTTCCGGATCCCCTACTCTTCCAGCCTGATCgttggctgcagcagcgcaatGCCCTCAATCCCTACCTGGTGTTGCCCTTTGGCCATGGAATGCGCGCCTGCATAGCCCGCCGTCTGGCGGAGCAGAACATCCATGTGCTGCTCTTGCGG ctgctgcgTAACTTTGAGCTCATCTGGCGAGGGGGATCGGATGCGAAATTGGATGTCGTCACGCTGCTGATCAATAAACCAGATGCTCCCGTACTGATCGAGCTTCGGCCGCGTTCCAAATGA
- the LOC117892972 gene encoding bone morphogenetic protein receptor type-2, with protein MNRFTWSWLLVALISLARSSPVPSRQYSCMSFMENDNSLHDDDSEQDTSGELLEQQIEPSAIPNEPHRRSCSEGYTFCFTLWNQTLNGTRVVKQGCWKDNTDRNSICSQSECTSSAPTSRTNSLYYCCCSGDVCNDQFAVVEPAPLELGSNDVRSPLSNLATSKQQQSFLASTMLGVAGGLTAILIGIILAIQYCRGPKEKPEPEESPLAPSGPGYSSNLRNVDNMNLIGMLGSGKYGTVMKGLLHDQEVAVKIYPEEHHQYYVNERNIYALPLMDCPALLSYFGYDERCTMDGRMEYQLVLSLAPLGCLQDWLIANTLDFSQCCGMLRSITRGISHLHTELRLGDQHKPCVAHRDINTRNVLVQADLSCCIADFGFALKVFGSKYEYKGEVAMAETKSINEVGTLRYMAPELLEGAVNLRDCETSLKQMDVYALGLVLWEVSTRCADFYAAGQMTPPYKAPYEQEVGSHPSFDQMQALVVRHKARPLFPAGWGGGAAAKVVRDTCEDCWDHDADARLTSLCAEERMQEMSGLKPRLQVQPASPLLNTNNLASPTSLEQMNLTTTTTTTAAAVHHQMSSDTAGLLQPPPNQQLPTEKNHLSYTQQQLQPYQGRNPCQERNLAPLPLRPPPVLVERSKKHSFQTQPQENSLSCLEHDVGVEELLPPNGGGVAPAHHLHNHQKNTNTNSSLGQGFPKQQNTDHKLRGWHGVRALIHKKLFRKEHAEELCRQLQLGEEKSNLVAALKAGSGMRRPNNLDLSPRQPLDNKPLPVQLRSAEQRSGTPAHIVPRSLSSSLIKHINSNSGSSNITTATTNNNCILSHGNELQTLTRPSSKRRPGHLRTNSLLVTSQSHGQGQGLPTEQQMRRQHSLEVFREVFSGRGSSERLRDPAERVKTPGDVPPSVRKARASKTLSLYDDRMMDSSLLNIL; from the exons ATGAATCGATTTACATGGAGCTGGTTACTGGTGGCCCTGATCTCCCTGGCCAGGAGCT CTCCTGTTCCCAGTCGTCAGTACAGCTGCATGAGCTTCATGGAGAATGATAACTCCCTGCACGACGATGACTCCGAGCAAGATACCAGCggggagctgctggagcagcagatCGAGCCCAGTGCCATTCCCAACGAGCCGCACAGGCGTAGCTGCTCCGAGGGGTACACCTTTTGCTTTACACTCTGGAATCAGACTCTGAATGGAACAAGAGTAGTCAAGCAGG GCTGCTGGAAGGACAACACCGATCGAAACTCCATTTGCAGCCAGTCGGAGTGCACCAGCTCGGCACCCACTTCGAGGACCAACTCCCTgtattattgctgctgttcggGAGATGTGTGCAATGACCAGTTTGCTGTGGTGGAGCCTGCACCCCTGGAGCTGGGCTCTAATGATGTCCGCTCACCGCTCAGCAATCTGGCGacgagcaagcagcagcagtccttTCTGGCCAGCACAATGCTGGGCGTTGCCGGAGGACTCACTGCCATCTTGATTGGCATCATTCTGGCCATACAGTATTGTCGGGGGCCCAAGGAGAAGCCAGAACCCGAGGAATCCCCGCTGGCACCGTCGGGACCAGGCTACAGCTCCAATCTGCGGAACGTGGACAACATGAATCTGATTGGCATGCTGGGCAGCGGGAAGTATGGAACGGTAATGAAGGGTCTGCTGCACGACCAGGAGGTGGCTGTGAAGATCTACCCAGAGGAGCATCATCAGTACTATGTGAACGAGAGGAACATCTATGCCCTGCCGCTGATGGATTGTCCAGCTTTGCTGAGTTACTTTG GCTACGATGAGCGCTGCACCATGGATGGACGCATGGAGTACCAGCTGGTGCTGTCGCTGGCGCCACTGGGTTGCCTTCAGGACTGGCTGATAGCCAACACCCTGGACTTTTCGCAATGCTGCGGCATGCTGCGCTCCATCACGCGTGGCATCTCTCACCTGCACACGGAACTGCGGCTGGGGGATCAGCACAAGCCCTGCGTAGCCCATCGGGACATCAACACGAGGAACGTACTCGTCCAGGCCGATCTCTCGTGTTGCATTGCGGACTTTGGCTTCGCGCTGAAAGTTTTTGGCTCCAAGTATGAGTACAAGGGCGAGGTGGCCATGGCAGAGACGAAGAGCATCAATGAGGTGGGAACGCTGCGCTACATGGCCCCAGAGCTGCTGGAGGGAGCCGTCAATCTGCGCGACTGCGAGACGTCCCTCAAGCAAATGGATGTCTATGCCCTCGGACTCGTTTTATGGGAGGTGTCCACTCGCTGCGCAGACTTTTATGCCGCTGGACAGATGACGCCGCCCTACAAGGCACCATACGAACAGGAGGTGGGCTCCCATCCCAGCTTTGACCAGATGCAGGCGCTGGTGGTGCGTCACAAGGCTCGGCCGCTCTTTCCCGCCGGCTGGGGTGGCGGTGCAGCAGCCAAGGTGGTGCGGGACACCTGTGAGGATTGCTGGGACCACGATGCGGATGCCAGGCTGACGTCCCTGTGCGCTGAAGAGCGGATGCAGGAGATGTCAGGGCTGAAGCCACGTCTGCAGGTGCAGCCTGCCAGTCCGCTGCTGAACACCAACAACCTGGCATCGCCCACATCCCTGGAGCAGATGAATCTGAccacgacaacaacgacaacggcggCTGCAGTGCACCATCAGATGAGTTCGGACACAGCCGGACTACTGCAGCCGCCGCCcaaccagcagctgccaaCGGAGAAGAATCATTTGAGctacacgcagcagcagctgcagccgtaCCAGGGTAGGAATCCTTGCCAGGAGAGGAACCTggcgccactgccactgcgaccACCGCCGGTGCTCGTTGAACGAAGCAAGAAGCACAGCTtccagacacagccacaggagAACAGTCTGTCCTGCCTGGAGCACGATGTTGGTgtcgaggagctgctgccaccaaaCGGCGGAGGAGTCGCACCCGCCCATCACCTTCACAATCACCAGAAGAACACCAACACGAACTCCAGCCTGGGGCAGGGATTCCCCAAGCAGCAGAACACGGACCACAAGCTACGCGGCTGGCACGGAGTCCGCGCGCTCATCCACAAGAAGCTCTTCCGCAAGGAGCACGCAGAGGAGTTGTGCCGCCAATTGCAGCTGGGAGAGGAGAAGTCAAACCTGGTGGCGGCACTCAAAGCTGGGAGCGGCATGCGTCGACCCAACAATCTCGATCTGAGCCCCCGCCAGCCGCTGGACAACAAGCCGCTGCCCGTGCAGCTGCGAAGTGCAGAGCAGCGGAGTGGCACTCCCGCCCATATAGTGCCCCGATCTCTGTCCAGCAGCCTCATCAAgcacatcaacagcaacagtggcagcagcaacatcaccaCAGCCACCACGAACAACAACTGCATCCTGAGCCATGGCAACGAACTGCAGACGCTGACGCGACCCTCCTCCAAGCGTCGTCCGGGACATCTGCGCACAAACTCCCTGCTGGTgacgagccagagccatggccagggccagggtcTGCCCACGGAGCAACAGATGCGCCGTCAGCATAGTCTGGAAGTGTTCCGTGAGGTCTTCAGCGGTCGTGGGAGCAGCGAGCGACTCAGGGATCCCGCGGAGCGTGTGAAGACCCCGGGGGATGTGCCACCATCGGTGCGCAAGGCCAGGGCCAGCAAGACTCTGAGTCTGTACGATGATCGGATGATGGACTCGTCGCTGCTGAACATACTCTAG
- the LOC117892983 gene encoding fumarylacetoacetase isoform X1 → MTQSFVPVPAGSDFPLENLPYAVFSTQSNKAHRLCVAIGKHVLDLKAVSQLYPHPVQESLRAETLNALMGLGHEAWDVVRTQTQKLLQKGSELDQNVDLKEVAIIPQTDISLHLPAQIGDYTDFYSSIHHATNVGIMFRGPDNALMPNWRHLPVGYHGRASSVVVSGTPIRRPLGQTLPEGAEKPVFGACRLLDFELEMAFFIGGPGNRLGEPIRVDEAWKNVFGFTLMNDWSARDIQKWEYVPLGPFTAKNLGTTISPWVVPTAALKPFLLDNFPQEPEVLPYLRQSVPFNFDINLEVSLKPSDQNEALISKSNFKHLYWTPLQQIAHHTVTGCNLRPGDLMASGTISGETPDSYGSLLELCWKGTKNVELPGGKSRKFLQDYDEVIIRGHCEKNGLRIGFGECVGQVLPAHPLPQ, encoded by the exons ATGACCCAAAGTTTTGTGCCAGTGCCCGCGGGTAGCGATTTCCCACTGGAGAACCTGCCCTATGCTGTGTTTTCCACCCAAAGTAAT AAAGCTCATCGCTTGTGCGTGGCCATAGGAAAACATGTCCTCGACCTGAAAGCTGTCTCCCAATTATATCCACACCCCGTGCAGGAGAGCTTGCGTGCGGAGACTTTGAATGCACTCATGGGCTTGGGCCACGAAGCTTGGGATGTGGTAAGGACACAGACTCAGAAGCTCTTGCAGAAGGGTTCGGAACTGGATCAGAATGTGGACCTCAAGGAAGT AGCCATCATCCCGCAGACAGACATTAGTTTGCATCTGCCTGCTCAGATTGGGGACTATACGGACTTCTACTCGTCCATCCATCATGCCACCAATGTGGGCATCATGTTCCGTGGTCCGGATAACGCGCTCATGCCCAACTGGCGGCATTTGCCAGTGGGCTACCATGGGCGTGCCAGCTCTGTGGTCGTCTCGGGAACACCCATCCGTCGTCCTCTGGGACAGACGCTGCCCGAAGGCGCTGAGAAGCCAGTGTTTGGTGCTTGCCGTCTGCTGGACTTTGAGCTGGAGATGGCCTTCTTCATTGGAGGCCCCGGCAACCGGTTGGGCGAACCCATTCGCGTGGACGAGGCCTGGAAGAATGTGTTTGGCTTCACGCTGATGAACGATTGGAGTGCCCGGGATATCCAGAAATGGGAATACGTTCCATTGGGTCCATTCACTGCCAAGAATCTGGGCACTACCATCTCGCCCTGGGTGGTGCCAACGGCTGCCTTGAAGCCCTTCCTGCTGGACAACTTCCCACAGGAGCCAGAAGTGCTGCCATATCTGCGCCAGAGTGTCCCCTTCAACTTTGACATCAATCTGGAGGTTTCCCTGAAAC CTTCGGATCAGAACGAGGCTCTCATCTCAAAGTCAAACTTCAAGCATTTGTACTGGACACCACTGCAGCAGATTGCCCACCACACGGTGACCGGCTGCAACCTGCGTCCTGGTGATCTGATGGCCTCAGGCACAATCAGTGGCGAGACTCCGGATTCGTATGGCTCCCTCTTGGAGTTGTGCTGGAAGGGCACCAAGAATGTGGAACTGCCGGGCGGCAAGAGTCGCAAGTTCCTGCAGGACTACGATGAGGTCATCATTCGGGGGCACTGCGAGAAGAACGGTCTGCGCATTGGTTTTGGGGAGTGTGTGGGGCAAGTGCTGCCCGCCCACCCCCTGCCTCAGTAG
- the LOC117892983 gene encoding fumarylacetoacetase isoform X2, with protein sequence MWTSRKAIIPQTDISLHLPAQIGDYTDFYSSIHHATNVGIMFRGPDNALMPNWRHLPVGYHGRASSVVVSGTPIRRPLGQTLPEGAEKPVFGACRLLDFELEMAFFIGGPGNRLGEPIRVDEAWKNVFGFTLMNDWSARDIQKWEYVPLGPFTAKNLGTTISPWVVPTAALKPFLLDNFPQEPEVLPYLRQSVPFNFDINLEVSLKPSDQNEALISKSNFKHLYWTPLQQIAHHTVTGCNLRPGDLMASGTISGETPDSYGSLLELCWKGTKNVELPGGKSRKFLQDYDEVIIRGHCEKNGLRIGFGECVGQVLPAHPLPQ encoded by the exons ATGTGGACCTCAAGGAA AGCCATCATCCCGCAGACAGACATTAGTTTGCATCTGCCTGCTCAGATTGGGGACTATACGGACTTCTACTCGTCCATCCATCATGCCACCAATGTGGGCATCATGTTCCGTGGTCCGGATAACGCGCTCATGCCCAACTGGCGGCATTTGCCAGTGGGCTACCATGGGCGTGCCAGCTCTGTGGTCGTCTCGGGAACACCCATCCGTCGTCCTCTGGGACAGACGCTGCCCGAAGGCGCTGAGAAGCCAGTGTTTGGTGCTTGCCGTCTGCTGGACTTTGAGCTGGAGATGGCCTTCTTCATTGGAGGCCCCGGCAACCGGTTGGGCGAACCCATTCGCGTGGACGAGGCCTGGAAGAATGTGTTTGGCTTCACGCTGATGAACGATTGGAGTGCCCGGGATATCCAGAAATGGGAATACGTTCCATTGGGTCCATTCACTGCCAAGAATCTGGGCACTACCATCTCGCCCTGGGTGGTGCCAACGGCTGCCTTGAAGCCCTTCCTGCTGGACAACTTCCCACAGGAGCCAGAAGTGCTGCCATATCTGCGCCAGAGTGTCCCCTTCAACTTTGACATCAATCTGGAGGTTTCCCTGAAAC CTTCGGATCAGAACGAGGCTCTCATCTCAAAGTCAAACTTCAAGCATTTGTACTGGACACCACTGCAGCAGATTGCCCACCACACGGTGACCGGCTGCAACCTGCGTCCTGGTGATCTGATGGCCTCAGGCACAATCAGTGGCGAGACTCCGGATTCGTATGGCTCCCTCTTGGAGTTGTGCTGGAAGGGCACCAAGAATGTGGAACTGCCGGGCGGCAAGAGTCGCAAGTTCCTGCAGGACTACGATGAGGTCATCATTCGGGGGCACTGCGAGAAGAACGGTCTGCGCATTGGTTTTGGGGAGTGTGTGGGGCAAGTGCTGCCCGCCCACCCCCTGCCTCAGTAG